The following DNA comes from Acidobacteriota bacterium.
GACCGGCCCACACGCGCTCCTCCCGCCGCGCACGCGCCGATGTCCACATGGACGACAGCACCGTCAGCGCGAGCCGCGGCAGGTAGAGCGGGTGAACGCGGAGCCGGTTCTGCAGCAGCACCCGGGCGAAATCGCCGAACCTCGCGCCGTCCAGCGGGCTGAACAGCCAGCGCGCCGCCCACTCCCGGAGGTCTTTCGGACGCGATCGCAGCGATCCGCCTCCCACCTTCCGCTCCGATTTCCCGGCCGGCCGGGCCGCGGGGCCGGCCGGCGGGAGGATGCTATCCTGCGCGGGTGGAGACGCGGCGGGCCCGGCATCCGCGGGACCCGCCGAGGAGGTGCGGCGGTGTTCGCTCCCCGGGGAATGGTCGTTCGGCTCGCGGCGGCGGCAGCCGGCGCGGCCCTTCTCGCCTCGTGCGCGTCACTCGAGGGCGCCGGAGAGCGCTTGACCAGGCGGGACAAGACGGCCAAGGGCGCCGGGATCGGCGCCGCCTCGGGCGCGGCGGCGGCGATCCTGCTCGGCAAGCGGAAGGCGGACGAGATCCTCCTCGGAGCGGCCATCGGGGCGGGCATCGGGGCCGGAATCGGATCCTACATGGATGCCCAGGAGGAGCGCCTGGCGCAGATTCCGGGCACGACCGTGGAACGGGTCGAGGACGACGTTCTCCTCGTCCGCTTCGACTCCGACTTGCTGTTCGACTTCGACTCGGCCGCCTTGAGCGAGTCGGCCCTGAACATCCTCGACGAGGTCGCCGCGGTCCTGCGCGAGTTCGACAAGACGGCCGTCGTGATCCAGGGGCACACCGACGCCACCGGCAGCGAGGAGTACAACCAGCGGCTCTCGGAGCGGCGGGCGGAAGCCGTCCGGAACCAGCTCATCACCCTCGGCATCGATCCGGCCCGCACCGTGGCCGTGGGATACGGCGAGCGGCATCCGGTGGCCCCCAACGACACGCCCGAGGGACGCCGGCTCAACCGGCGAGTGACCATCCTGCTCAAGGCGAAGGCGCGCTGATCCCAGGCGGTGCGGCCGCCATTGACCGCCCGGGCCGGGGCTTCTACCCTTCGCCCGGCGGACGGAGCGATGGCGGGGCGTGACGCGACGGTGCTGCTGACGAACGACGACGGGATCCGGGCTGCCGGGCTCCGCGTCCTCGCCGAGGCGTTCGAATCCCGGTACGACCGGGTGGTGGTGGTCGCTCCCGACCGGGAACAGTCGGGCGCGTCCCATGCGCTGACGATCCGCAGCCCCCTTCGGGTCGAGCGCCTGTCCGAGCGCTGGTACGCGGTCGAAGGAACGCCCACCGACTGCGTGAACCTCGCCTTTCACGAAGTCCTCGAGGAGCCGCCGCATCTCGTCGTCTCCGGGATCAACCGCGGCTACAACCTCGGCGACGACGTCACCTACTCGGGGACGGTGGCCGGAGCGCTCGAGGGCCGGATCCTCGGCGCCCAGGGCCTGGCCGTCTCGACCGATCCCGAGGCGGGAGAGGAGCTGTACCGCGAGGCGGCGCGCATCGCCCTCGATCTGGCGGAACGGCTGCTGGACGGCGGCCTCCCCCGGGACGGTTTCCTGAACGTCAACGTGCCGCCGGGAGCCCGCGGTTTCCGCGTGACGCGGCAGGGAAGGCGCCGGTATCGGAAGGGCCTGATCGCCCGCCGTGACCCGAAGGGCCGGGAGTACTACTGGATCGGCCTCGCGCCGTCCGAATGGGAGCCGGACCCGAAGGCGGATCACACGGCGGTGGCCGACGGCTACGTGTCGGTCACCCCCCTCCACTCCGACCTCACGCACCACCGGGCCATCCCGGTCGTCGAGGGCTGGGGCCTTCCGCAGGAGGGCCCGTGAAGCGCGTCGCGGCAGCGGCGGAGCACCGGCGAGCGATGGTCGCGAGGCTGCGGCGCCAGGGTCTGCGGGACC
Coding sequences within:
- the surE gene encoding 5'/3'-nucleotidase SurE; this encodes MAGRDATVLLTNDDGIRAAGLRVLAEAFESRYDRVVVVAPDREQSGASHALTIRSPLRVERLSERWYAVEGTPTDCVNLAFHEVLEEPPHLVVSGINRGYNLGDDVTYSGTVAGALEGRILGAQGLAVSTDPEAGEELYREAARIALDLAERLLDGGLPRDGFLNVNVPPGARGFRVTRQGRRRYRKGLIARRDPKGREYYWIGLAPSEWEPDPKADHTAVADGYVSVTPLHSDLTHHRAIPVVEGWGLPQEGP
- a CDS encoding OmpA family protein; translation: MVVRLAAAAAGAALLASCASLEGAGERLTRRDKTAKGAGIGAASGAAAAILLGKRKADEILLGAAIGAGIGAGIGSYMDAQEERLAQIPGTTVERVEDDVLLVRFDSDLLFDFDSAALSESALNILDEVAAVLREFDKTAVVIQGHTDATGSEEYNQRLSERRAEAVRNQLITLGIDPARTVAVGYGERHPVAPNDTPEGRRLNRRVTILLKAKAR